In a genomic window of Vicinamibacteria bacterium:
- a CDS encoding ATP synthase subunit I gives MTSSALSPERRLLRNAWAIVAVMSLAGLAFGPSIAASVAAGGVLSALNVEGMARLVGALTSRTPRRGTWLALFWLLFRYLLLAIALFVIFSVWHANVIAVAIGLSAPVAAIILEWGFYSTKDTES, from the coding sequence ATGACGAGTAGCGCCCTCTCCCCCGAGCGCCGCCTTCTCCGAAACGCCTGGGCCATCGTCGCGGTGATGAGCCTCGCCGGCCTCGCCTTCGGACCATCCATCGCGGCGTCGGTCGCGGCGGGCGGGGTCCTCTCCGCTCTCAACGTCGAGGGGATGGCGCGACTCGTAGGCGCCCTCACGTCGCGGACGCCCCGCCGGGGCACCTGGCTCGCTCTCTTCTGGTTGCTTTTTCGCTACCTCTTGTTGGCTATCGCCTTGTTTGTTATATTTAGCGTTTGGCATGCCAACGTGATCGCCGTCGCCATCGGGCTTTCCGCTCCGGTGGCGGCCATAATCCTGGAGTGGGGCTTTTATAGCACAAAAGACACGGAGAGTTAG
- a CDS encoding ATP synthase F0 subunit C — MTRKVLTTAFVWSGFLFLAAPLFAQGSDVWTPEVYKWAMIAGGGALAIAAAMGAIGQSRAVAAACDGIARNPGASAQIRFALLLGLVLIESLVIYVFVISLSIFFVKWGAA; from the coding sequence GTGACTAGAAAAGTTCTGACGACTGCCTTCGTGTGGAGCGGTTTCCTGTTCCTGGCGGCTCCGCTGTTCGCCCAGGGCTCCGACGTCTGGACGCCCGAAGTCTACAAGTGGGCGATGATCGCGGGCGGCGGCGCTCTCGCGATCGCGGCAGCGATGGGCGCGATCGGTCAGAGCCGCGCGGTGGCGGCGGCCTGTGACGGCATCGCGAGAAATCCCGGGGCCTCTGCCCAGATTCGTTTCGCCCTCTTGCTGGGCCTCGTGCTGATCGAGTCTCTCGTCATCTACGTCTTCGTCATCTCGCTGAGCATCTTCTTCGTGAAATGGGGTGCCGCCTGA
- the atpB gene encoding F0F1 ATP synthase subunit A, whose amino-acid sequence MEQFEHHSAIGTILESVFHIHVPDHVVMAVFVALLLSGFAVWFRRRISVENPGRIQLLLEAAVGGLLGMLEENVGHKGREFLGLVGTLGLFILISNLLGLVPFFSSPTVSLNMPVGCALVAFIYYNYQGIRAHGFGAYFKHFLGPVLPLAVIMFPIEIISHLSRILSLSIRLFGNIFGEELVVLVLGSLIPFVIPVPMMLFGVFGSLLQAFVFVMLTMIYLGGAVAAEEH is encoded by the coding sequence ATGGAGCAGTTCGAGCATCATTCGGCCATCGGAACGATTCTGGAGTCCGTCTTCCACATCCACGTTCCCGACCACGTCGTGATGGCGGTCTTCGTCGCCCTCCTGTTGAGCGGCTTCGCCGTCTGGTTCCGAAGGCGGATCAGCGTGGAGAATCCGGGACGGATCCAGTTGTTGCTCGAGGCGGCCGTCGGCGGTCTCCTGGGCATGCTCGAAGAGAACGTCGGCCACAAGGGCCGGGAGTTTCTCGGTCTCGTGGGAACGCTCGGCCTGTTCATTCTGATTAGCAATCTCCTCGGGCTCGTTCCGTTCTTCTCTTCGCCCACCGTGTCGCTCAACATGCCCGTCGGCTGCGCGCTCGTCGCGTTCATCTATTACAACTACCAGGGCATTCGCGCGCACGGATTCGGAGCCTACTTCAAGCACTTTCTCGGGCCGGTGCTGCCCCTCGCCGTCATCATGTTTCCCATCGAGATCATCAGCCATTTGAGCCGCATCCTGTCGCTCTCCATCCGTCTGTTCGGGAACATCTTCGGCGAGGAGCTCGTGGTGCTGGTGCTCGGGAGCCTCATTCCCTTCGTGATCCCCGTGCCGATGATGCTCTTCGGCGTGTTCGGGAGCCTGTTGCAAGCGTTCGTGTTCGTCATGTTGACGATGATCTATCTCGGTGGCGCCGTCGCCGCGGAGGAGCATTGA
- a CDS encoding AtpZ/AtpI family protein, translating to MPLKGPSRRARWALLTSLGITFPVSITLGGAVGYVIDKRFGTLPIFSAIFLVMGIAAAFVNLFRTLAQFEKLDEDEGDGDDE from the coding sequence TTGCCTCTAAAAGGCCCTTCGCGTCGCGCGCGCTGGGCCCTCCTCACGAGCCTCGGCATCACGTTCCCCGTCTCCATCACCCTCGGGGGAGCGGTGGGCTACGTGATCGACAAGCGGTTCGGAACGCTCCCAATCTTCTCCGCCATCTTCCTCGTCATGGGCATCGCGGCCGCCTTCGTCAATTTGTTCCGGACGCTCGCGCAGTTCGAGAAACTGGACGAAGACGAAGGCGACGGCGATGACGAGTAG